A single region of the Sorghum bicolor cultivar BTx623 chromosome 9, Sorghum_bicolor_NCBIv3, whole genome shotgun sequence genome encodes:
- the LOC8061772 gene encoding very-long-chain (3R)-3-hydroxyacyl-CoA dehydratase 2 — protein sequence MARPSKLYLVFYNSLQALGWFLALLRLLPSLVPPFPVHSAYVVTGDLICFLQTCAFLETVHAAIGLVPTAPFLAFLQWGGRTHFILAVVRQIPEVQRSPSVYITFIAWSISEVIRYSHYALTTLKVCPGWLTYLRYTAFIPLYPIGVGPGEMWTMYQALPFVKKRNLYSGFFKKFSMSYHSFLVGVLVIYPFLWLKLYLHVFKQRKSKLGKGSRKKRA from the exons ATGGCTCGTCCTTCGAAGCTCTACCTCGTCTTCTACAACTCCCTCCAAGCGCTCGGATG GTTCCTCGCCCTCCTCCGCCTCCTGCCCTCCCTCGTCCCTCCCTTCCCTGTCCACTCCGCGTACGTGGTCACCGGCGACCTCATCT GTTTCCTGCAGACATGTGCGTTCCTTGAAACGGTCCACGCTGCCATAG GATTGGTGCCGACCGCGCCATTTCTTGCTTTCTTGCAATGGGGAGGGAGGACCCACTTCATCCTGGCTGTTGTCCGGCAAATTCCCGAG GTTCAGAGGAGTCCATCTGTGTACATAACATTTATAGCTTGGAGCATATCTGAG GTCATCCGTTACTCTCACTATGCTCTGACTACCTTAAAAGTTTGTCCAGGATGGCTGACATATCTCAG GTACACTGCTTTTATCCCGCTGTATCCAATCGGGGTTGGACCAGGAGAAA TGTGGACTATGTATCAAGCTCTCCCATTTGTGAAGAAGAGGAACCTTTACTCAGGTTTCTTCAAGAAGTTCTCCATGAGCTACCATTCATTTCTAGTG GGTGTGCTGGTGATCTATCCGTTCCTGTGGCTGAAGCTGTACCTGCATGTGTTCAAACAACGCAAGTCCAAGCTGGGAAAGGGGAGCAGGAAGAAACGAGCCTAA
- the LOC8061773 gene encoding protein ALP1-like — translation MAPVRGAKKRKRPEKPAPAPAPGLPLPPLPDGSDWWSVFYRRIAGHSPFPREHQNMESVLKMSRKTFDYVCSLVKKDLTTKTYGFRNFRFGDKTILGVEDQVAVALMRLTTGESLQNIGMWFGMNHSAISNITWRFIESVEERAICHLKWPSHEEMATIKARFDKIYGLPNCCGAIDTTHILMCSSAQPNSKVWLDNENKNSMVLQAVVDADMRFRDIVSGWPGSMDDSCILRTSGLYRLCEKGLRLEGQMELPGGSAVREYIVGDASYPLLPWLMTPYRGHGLPAAKVEFNKRHTAATAVVQTALATLKGRWRVIQGELWRPDKHRLPRIIFVCCLITNIIIDMDGTPSKDKLFSGNHDHGYKQQFSNVADDNAVKQRDDLSQHVTASE, via the exons ATGGCTCCTGTGCGAGGTGCCAAGAAGAGGAAGCGGCCGGAGAAGCCCGCCCCGGCGCCGGCTCCAGGgttgccgctgccgccgctgccGGACGGTAGCGATTGGTGGAGCGTCTTCTACCGAAGGATTGCAG GACATTCCCCTTTTCCAAGGGAGCACCAGAACATGGAGTCTGTCCTCAAGATGTCAAGAAAGACCTTCGACTATGTCTGCTCACTTGTTAAGAAGGACCTGACAACAAAGACATATGGTTTCAGGAACTTCAGGTTTGGTGACAAGACAATCCTAGGGGTGGAGGATCAGGTGGCGGTGGCTCTGATGAGGCTGACAACTGGTGAGTCACTGCAGAACATAGGAATGTGGTTTGGCATGAATCACTCAGCCATCTCGAACATCACATGGCGGTTCATCGAGTCCGTGGAGGAGCGTGCCATCTGTCACCTGAAATGGCCGAGCCATGAGGAGATGGCAACCATCAAGGCAAGATTTGACAAGATTTACGGGCTCCCTAACTGCTGCGGTGCCATTGAcaccacacacatcctcatgtGTTCCTCAGCTCAGCCCAACAGCAAGGTCTGGCTGGACAATGAGAACAAAAACAGTATGGTGCTGCAGGCTGTTGTGGATGCAGACATGCGGTTCAGAGACATTGTCAGTGGCTGGCCTGGgagcatggacgactcctgcATCCTTCGCACTTCAGGCCTGTACAGGTTGTGTGAGAAAGGCCTCAGGCTTGAGGGGCAGATGGAGCTTCCTGGAGGTTCCGCAGTTAGGGAGTACATAGTTGGAGATGCAAGCTACCCTCTACTTCCCTGGCTCATGACCCCGTACCGGGGACATGGTCTCCCGGCAGCCAAGGTGGAATTCAACAAGCGGCACACAGCGGCAACGGCGGTGGTGCAGACAGCATTGGCAACACTCAAGGGGAGGTGGCGTGTCATCCAGGGAGAGCTGTGGAGGCCTGACAAACACCGGCTGCCAAGGATCATCTTCGTCTGCTGCTTGATAACCAACATCATCATCGACATGGACGGGACTCCGAGCAAAGACAAGCTGTTTTCAGGCAACCATGACCATGGCTACAAGCAGCAGTTCAGTAATGTAGCAGATGACAATGCAGTCAAGCAGAGAGACGACCTGTCTCAGCATGTCACCGCCAGCGAGTAA
- the LOC110430029 gene encoding coatomer subunit zeta-1, translated as METCPSVKNILLLDSEGKRVAVKYYSDDWPTLSAKLAFEKSVFAKTQKANAGTEAEIVMFDGQIVVYKFIQDLHFFVTGGEEENELILASVLQGFSDAVERLLKNMVDKRTALENLDLILLCLDEIVDGGIVLETEGREIAEKVSGHGLEGASSAEQTLVNALTQAREHFAKSLLM; from the exons ATG GAGACCTGCCCCTCGGTGAAGAACATCCTCTTGCTGGACTCCGAGGGGAAGCGCGTCGCCGTGAAGTACTACAGCGATGACTGGCCTACTCTCTCCGCGAAGCTGGCCTTCGAGAAGTCGGTCTTTGCCAAAACCCAGAAAGCGAATGCTGGAACGGAAG CTGAGATTGTAATGTTTGATGGTCAAATTGTGGTATACAAGTTCATCCAAGACCTGCATTTCTTTGTTactggaggagaagaggagaatGAGCTTATTTTAGCATCAGTTCTTCAGGGATTCTCTGATGCTGTCGAACGACTTCTcaa AAACATGGTTGACAAAAGGACAGCACTTGAGAATTTGGACCTGATCctgttgtgtcttgatgaaattGTTGATGGAGG GATTGTACTTGAAACAGAAGGAAGAGAGATAGCTGAAAAGGTGTCTGGTCATGGATTGGAGGGTGCTTCATCAGCTGAGCAG ACTCTAGTGAATGCCCTAACGCAAGCAAGAGAACATTTCGCGAAGTCTCTTCTCATGTGA
- the LOC8072552 gene encoding zinc finger protein ZAT12, with protein MAETAGVGVDAASVLMLLSRRQQQQQQQQQGGATTTAELGARGRGRGRGRVFECKTCGRRFPTFQALGGHRASHRRPKPYYCPYPYGSEPGLRRTRLDEPPHNGECAPRLHGCPICGLEFAVGQALGGHMRRHRTAAAVSGCDELRSGDANATSVEEADVGAAAGCAGGICLDLSLAPSENCVRCRNNAVLGNTAHDARKSLILDCPPL; from the coding sequence ATGGCGGAGACCGCCGGCGTGGGCGTGGACGCGGCCAGCGTTCTCATGCTGCTCTCGCGgcggcaacaacaacaacaacaacaacaacaaggcggcgcgacgacgacggcggagctcggcgcgcgcgggcgcgggcgcgggcgcgggcgcgtgTTCGAGTGCAAGACGTGCGGCAGGAGGTTCCCGACGTTCCAGGCGCTGGGCGGGCACCGCGCCAGCCACAGGCGCCCCAAGCCCTACTACTGCCCCTACCCCTACGGCAGCGAACCGGGGCTACGCCGGACGAGGCTGGACGAGCCGCCGCACAACGGCGAGTGCGCGCCGAGGCTACACGGCTGCCCCATCTGCGGGCTCGAGTTCGCGGTCGGCCAGGCGCTGGGCGGGCACATGCGTCGGCACCGGACTGCCGCAGCCGTCTCCGGATGTGATGAACTCCGCTCTGGGGACGCGAACGCGACGTCGGTTGAGGAAGCCGACGTTGGCGCTGCCGCTGGCTGTGCCGGTGGAATCTGTTTGGACTTGAGCCTGGCGCCGTCGGAGAACTGCGTCAGGTGCCGGAATAACGCTGTGCTCGGCAACACGGCGCATGACGCACGGAAATCGCTGATATTGGACTGCCCTCCTCTTTGA
- the LOC8072553 gene encoding ras-related protein RABE1c, with product MAAPPARARADYDYLIKLLLIGDSGVGKSCLLLRFSDGSFTTSFITTIGIDFKIRTIELDGKRIKLQIWDTAGQERFRTITTAYYRGAMGILLVYDVTDESSFNNIRNWIRNIEQHASDNVNKILVGNKADMDESKRAVPTAKGQALADEYGIKFFETSAKTNLNVEQVFFSIARDIKQRLAETDSKPEDKAIKINKPDQGSEAPAAQRSACCGS from the exons atggcggcgccgccggcgagggCCCGGGCCGACTACGACTACCTTATCAAGCTGCTCCTCATTGGGGATAGCG GTGTTGGCAAGAGTTGCCTTCTGTTGCGGTTCTCTGATGGTTCCTTCACTACAAGCTTTATTACCACAATTGG TATTGACTTTAAGATACGAACAATAGAATTGGATGGCAAGCGTATAAAGCTACAGATTTGGGATACAGCGGGCCAAGAACGCTTCCGGACTATTACCACTG CGTACTACCGAGGAGCTATGGGCATTTTGCTGGTTTATGATGTCACCGATGAATCTTCTTTCAACA ACATCCGAAACTGGATTCGGAACATTGAACAACATGCCTCTGATAATGTCAACAAAATCTTGGTTGGCAACAAGGCCGATATGGATGAAAGCAAGAGG GCCGTACCTACTGCAAAAGGACAAGCACTTGCTGATGAGTATGGGATCAAGTTTTTTGAAACG AGTGCCAAGACAAACCTGAATGTGGAGCAAGTGTTTTTCTCCATCGCACGTGACATCAAGCAGAGGCTTGCAGAGACTGATTCAAAGCCAGAG GACAAGGCAATCAAAATTAACAAGCCAGACCAGGGTTCCGAGGCACCAGCTGCCCAGCGATCTGCCTGCTGCGGCTCATAA